From the genome of Rathayibacter sp. VKM Ac-2759, one region includes:
- a CDS encoding Ig-like domain-containing protein, with protein MIRSSTPLRRTPSRLRRLLTATAVTAVLTAGTVALTAPAAQAADAGRYVVTVDSDAVSTSLVRALGIPLEHSFEGGVAGFTATLTARQHAVLAADSRVLALSPADQVVEGAAQVMPSHVLASQADLAPVSAGDGVTDWTGPAVAVIDSGVSNHSDYNLQKQVNCFSTGTGDDANGHGTGVSGYMAALDNGYGTVGIAPGAPIYSVRALDGDNRGTIATLTCALDWVSQNAATYGIKVLNMSLATAGADDGNCGYTNGDAVHQIVCDIVAKGVTVVGSAGNGSTDLATYIPASYDEVLAVTNMSNYDGKPGGLAAVPCQGVTLKDDAYADKSNWAVSDADRAHTIAAPGVCPYTTKKGNGYAYIQSGTSMAAAATSGAVLDCLVPGGACVGKTPAQIIAQIRAQAKAAADRGRTFTGDPTSPVTGRYYGYELSTVATGATTPTSTPTATATPTATPTATATPTATATPKPTATATATATPKPTATATATPTVAPTTGADTTKPQAKIVSPASQSIISGTTTLVANASDNVGVTALAFWSGSSKLGDAVKQADGSWSLTANSKNWPNATYTVVAKAVDAAGNIGSSASITLTIRN; from the coding sequence GTGATCCGCAGTTCCACCCCGCTCCGACGCACCCCCTCCCGGCTGCGCCGGCTCCTGACCGCGACCGCGGTCACCGCCGTCCTGACCGCGGGCACGGTCGCGCTGACCGCGCCCGCCGCGCAGGCGGCGGACGCCGGCCGGTACGTCGTGACGGTCGACTCCGACGCCGTCTCGACGAGTCTGGTGCGCGCCCTGGGGATCCCGCTCGAGCACTCCTTCGAGGGAGGCGTCGCCGGATTCACCGCGACGCTCACGGCCCGTCAGCACGCGGTCCTCGCGGCCGACAGCCGCGTCCTCGCGCTCTCCCCCGCCGACCAGGTCGTCGAGGGGGCCGCCCAGGTGATGCCCTCCCACGTCCTGGCCAGCCAGGCCGACCTCGCGCCCGTGTCGGCCGGTGACGGTGTCACCGACTGGACCGGTCCCGCGGTGGCGGTCATCGACTCCGGGGTCAGCAACCACTCCGACTACAACCTGCAGAAGCAGGTCAATTGCTTCAGCACGGGGACCGGTGACGACGCGAACGGTCACGGCACCGGCGTCTCGGGCTACATGGCCGCTCTCGACAACGGCTACGGGACCGTGGGCATCGCGCCCGGCGCCCCGATCTACTCGGTCCGCGCTCTCGACGGCGACAACCGCGGCACCATCGCCACCCTGACCTGCGCGCTCGACTGGGTGTCGCAGAACGCGGCGACCTACGGCATCAAGGTCCTCAACATGTCCCTCGCGACCGCGGGCGCGGACGACGGCAACTGCGGCTACACCAACGGCGACGCCGTGCACCAGATCGTCTGCGACATCGTCGCGAAGGGCGTCACCGTCGTCGGCTCCGCCGGCAACGGCAGCACCGACCTCGCCACCTACATCCCCGCGTCCTACGACGAGGTCCTCGCCGTCACCAACATGTCCAACTACGACGGCAAGCCCGGCGGGCTCGCCGCGGTCCCCTGCCAGGGCGTGACCCTCAAGGACGACGCCTACGCCGACAAGAGCAACTGGGCCGTGTCGGACGCGGACCGCGCTCACACCATCGCCGCGCCGGGAGTGTGCCCCTACACGACCAAGAAGGGCAACGGCTACGCCTACATCCAGAGCGGCACGAGCATGGCGGCGGCCGCGACCTCGGGCGCAGTGCTCGACTGCCTCGTCCCCGGCGGCGCCTGCGTCGGCAAGACTCCGGCGCAGATCATCGCCCAGATCCGCGCGCAGGCCAAGGCCGCCGCTGACCGCGGTCGCACCTTCACGGGTGACCCGACCTCGCCGGTGACGGGCCGCTACTACGGCTACGAGCTGTCGACCGTGGCGACCGGAGCGACGACGCCGACGAGCACGCCCACCGCCACGGCGACGCCCACCGCGACCCCGACGGCGACGGCGACCCCGACGGCGACGGCGACCCCGAAGCCGACCGCGACGGCGACCGCGACCGCGACTCCGAAGCCGACCGCGACCGCCACCGCGACGCCGACCGTCGCTCCCACCACCGGAGCCGACACGACCAAGCCGCAGGCGAAGATCGTCTCGCCCGCCAGCCAGAGCATCATCAGCGGCACCACGACGCTCGTCGCCAACGCGAGCGACAACGTCGGCGTGACCGCGCTCGCCTTCTGGTCCGGCTCCTCGAAGCTCGGTGACGCGGTCAAGCAGGCCGACGGCTCCTGGTCGCTCACCGCGAACAGCAAGAACTGGCCGAACGCGACCTACACGGTCGTCGCGAAGGCCGTGGACGCCGCCGGCAACATCGGCAGCAGCGCCTCGATCACCCTGACCATCCGCAACTGA
- a CDS encoding glycosyltransferase family 2 protein, with amino-acid sequence MPDPRSTTDTSLAIVVVSYNTREKTLACLASIPRGDAPTPPHVIVVDNGSVDGSAEAIRAAHPDATVIEAGDNLGFARGVNRGVAVATERYVLLLNPDTLVLDGSFRALLDFAVANPRYGVYGGRTLRPDGSVDPSSCWGAPSLWSLVTYATMLSTAFRGSPLLDPESLGHWQRDTVREVPIITGCLLLMERAQYERVGRLDERFFLYGEDAEFSIRARRAGLAPVIVPTAVIVHDVGASTRDAATEGNSGRKMCMVMAGKATMIRLAWKPVPARAGIALLQAGALVRSVLEAATRRERRAWTEVWQRRRDWRVGYPEAERTLFGRVPGTGAATESTR; translated from the coding sequence GTGCCTGATCCCCGGAGCACGACCGACACGAGCCTCGCGATCGTCGTCGTCAGCTACAACACCCGCGAGAAGACCCTCGCCTGCCTCGCCTCGATCCCGCGGGGCGACGCTCCGACCCCGCCGCACGTGATCGTGGTCGACAACGGCTCCGTCGACGGCAGCGCGGAGGCGATCCGCGCGGCGCACCCCGACGCGACCGTGATCGAGGCGGGCGACAACCTCGGCTTCGCCCGCGGCGTGAACCGCGGAGTCGCCGTGGCGACCGAGCGCTACGTGCTGCTGCTCAACCCCGACACCCTCGTGCTCGACGGCTCGTTCCGCGCCCTGCTGGACTTCGCGGTCGCGAACCCGCGCTACGGCGTCTACGGCGGGCGCACCCTGCGGCCCGACGGCTCCGTCGACCCGTCGTCGTGCTGGGGCGCGCCGAGCCTGTGGTCGCTCGTGACCTACGCGACCATGCTCTCGACCGCGTTCCGCGGCAGCCCGCTGCTCGATCCGGAGTCGCTCGGCCACTGGCAGCGCGACACGGTCCGTGAGGTGCCCATCATCACCGGCTGCCTGCTGCTGATGGAGCGCGCGCAGTACGAGCGCGTCGGCCGGCTCGACGAGCGCTTCTTCCTCTACGGCGAGGACGCGGAGTTCTCGATCCGCGCCCGCCGCGCGGGCCTCGCACCGGTGATCGTGCCGACCGCGGTGATCGTGCACGACGTCGGGGCCTCCACCCGCGACGCCGCGACCGAGGGCAACTCGGGTCGCAAGATGTGCATGGTCATGGCCGGCAAGGCCACGATGATCCGCCTCGCCTGGAAGCCGGTGCCGGCCCGGGCGGGCATCGCGCTGCTCCAGGCGGGAGCGCTCGTGCGCTCCGTGCTCGAGGCCGCCACCCGGCGCGAGCGCCGCGCGTGGACCGAGGTCTGGCAGCGTCGCCGCGACTGGCGGGTGGGCTACCCGGAGGCGGAGCGGACGCTCTTCGGCCGGGTCCCCGGCACCGGTGCGGCGACGGAGTCGACCCGATGA
- a CDS encoding glycosyltransferase, whose protein sequence is MIPGGTRTLRGRIRTRLRGLLSRESAASRSLVVEAEPAFRTRYANPYNARLYTAMTAEGVLVRDLSWFRLLTSRVDIVHLHWPDLTFLSGIRRYRVVARLVFFFGFLRVARLRGTRLIWTAHNVVSHEERATPFLRNWYRRLLTENLDAIICLSQEGVAAMRVSYPELAEVPAFVTPHGHYRADYDFSADRAEARAELGLDPDARLVVSVGQIRPYKNIPTLIERFREREDDGTLLAVAGNPARGPLRGVIEEAAGGDPRVRLELAFLSDERIALWLRASDLVVLPYSAIQNSGSAILAVSADRPVLVPDLGSMHELAALVGPQWVRLYSGGFDRSVLDEALAWLDQREAEERADLSALEWDAIARSTIEAYRLVLGVPHRRVDAREVQIRHAAETSRR, encoded by the coding sequence ATGATCCCGGGCGGCACCCGGACCCTCCGGGGTCGGATCCGCACGCGCCTGCGGGGGCTGCTCTCCCGCGAGAGCGCCGCGAGCAGGAGTCTCGTCGTCGAGGCGGAGCCCGCGTTCCGCACCCGCTACGCGAACCCCTACAACGCGCGCCTCTACACCGCGATGACCGCCGAGGGCGTGCTCGTGCGCGACCTGTCCTGGTTCCGGCTGCTGACCTCGAGGGTCGACATCGTGCACCTGCACTGGCCGGATCTCACGTTCCTCAGCGGGATCCGCCGCTACCGCGTCGTCGCACGGCTGGTCTTCTTCTTCGGGTTCCTCCGCGTCGCGCGGCTCCGCGGCACCCGGCTGATCTGGACGGCGCACAACGTCGTCTCGCACGAGGAGCGGGCGACTCCGTTCCTCCGCAACTGGTACCGGCGCCTGCTGACCGAGAACCTCGACGCGATCATCTGCCTCTCCCAGGAGGGCGTCGCGGCGATGCGGGTGTCGTACCCGGAGCTCGCGGAGGTGCCCGCCTTCGTCACTCCGCACGGCCACTACCGCGCCGACTACGACTTCTCGGCCGATCGCGCCGAGGCGCGCGCCGAGCTCGGCCTGGATCCCGATGCCCGCCTGGTGGTCTCGGTCGGGCAGATCCGGCCCTACAAGAACATCCCGACGCTGATCGAGCGGTTCCGCGAGCGCGAGGACGACGGCACGCTGCTGGCGGTCGCCGGCAACCCGGCGCGCGGACCGCTGCGCGGCGTGATCGAGGAGGCGGCCGGCGGCGACCCGCGCGTCCGCCTCGAGCTGGCGTTCCTGAGCGACGAGCGGATCGCGCTCTGGCTGCGCGCGAGCGACCTGGTCGTGCTGCCCTACTCGGCGATCCAGAACTCCGGATCCGCGATCCTGGCGGTCTCGGCCGACCGGCCGGTGCTCGTGCCCGACCTCGGATCGATGCACGAGCTGGCGGCGCTCGTGGGGCCCCAGTGGGTGCGCCTGTACAGCGGAGGATTCGACCGCTCGGTGCTCGACGAGGCGCTCGCCTGGCTCGACCAGCGCGAGGCCGAGGAGCGGGCCGACCTGTCGGCGCTCGAGTGGGACGCCATCGCGCGCTCGACGATCGAGGCGTACAGACTCGTTCTGGGGGTACCGCACCGGCGTGTCGATGCCCGGGAAGTGCAGATTCGTCACGCGGCGGAAACCTCGCGCCGCTAA